In a single window of the Bufo bufo chromosome 5, aBufBuf1.1, whole genome shotgun sequence genome:
- the LOC121002592 gene encoding uncharacterized protein K02A2.6-like — protein MAFIGFIQSFDPAAESWISWVERLEQYMEANNVTVEKRSAVFLTALGQAAYGTLRDLVSPDKPASKSLPELIQTLHTHYNPKPLEIAERFKFYSRRQQAGEDIKTYIIALRKLAATCQFGDYLQTALRDMFVMGLCDPAIQKRLLTEPDLTLTKATDLATVMELATRDATLLKAPPTTPASQGEEIFHTAITQRSRRPSPATQLKPRHPNSSVSGTPTCYRCGNTAHSAPACKFKDVVCFRCGKTGHIGRVCRSSRSPNTTTKDRRKQTFRVDMDNNGFSSDEETCVQHVGLFRVAGSTPAIKVDVTLNGCPVSMDVDTGAAVSVISWTDLKASGLSLPLKPTKLTLQTYSKELLQPLGYVKPLVTLGNRSQSLRLYVVRNGGPPLYGRDWIKALGMPPFTIAQCTLLSKVDHWVESLKSRFKEVFEDSLGTVKGKMAHLLLKPGATPRFCKARSVPFALRKKVEAELDHLLAEKIITKVDRSEWASPIVPVKKKNGDIRICGDFRVALNNQLLVDQYPLPRLEDLFGSLAGGQKFTKIDLKQAYLQLQVHPDSRHLLTINTHKGLFQYNRMVFGIAPAPAIWQRIMDEVLAGIPFTQCLLDDMLITGPTDEEHRKNVEAVLGRLQKYGLRVNLSKCEFLKSQLEFCAHTVDRHGLHTTEEKVKALTHAPTPRNVTQLRSYLGLLNYYHRFLPNLAHQLYPLHRLLDARAKWIWTDKCEEAFRLSKELILSSRVLVHYDLKKPVILACDASPYGLGAVLSHVMPDGTERPISFASRSLTSAEQNYSQIDKEALAIVWATKKIHAYIYGREFTLITDHKPLLSILNPQKGISTTTASCLQRLDGQRQFQVNFVRTLPENVSL, from the exons ATGGCCTTCATAGGGTTTATTCAATCATTTGATCCTGCAGCTGAGTCATGGATCTCCTGGGTGGAGAGGCTGGAACAGTATATGGAAGCAAATAATGTGACTGTTGAAAAGAGAAGTGCAGTTTTTCTCACTGCATTGGGTCAAGCTGCATATGGAACCCTCAGAGACCTTGTTTCTCCAGACAAGCCAGCCTCTAAGTCCCTGCCTGAGTTAATTCAGACGCTACATACACACTACAACCCGAAGCCGTTAGAAATCGCAGAGCGGTTTAAATTCTACAGTAGAAGGCAGCAGGCCGGGGAGGATATAAAGACATATATCATTGCTTTACGTAAACTAGCTGCCACTTGTCAGTTTGGAGACTACCTACAGACGGCTCTCCGTGACATGTTCGTCATGGGACTCTGCGACCCAGCCATACAGAAACGTTTACTCACAGAACCCGACTTGACTCTGACGAAAGCCACTGACCTTGCTACGGTCATGGAGTTGGCAACACGGGACGCCACCCTACTGAAGGCACCACCTACAACTCCTGCAAGCCAGGGTGAGGAAATATTCCACACTGCTATCACTCAACGCTCGAGACGCCCGTCCCCTGCCACTCAGCTTAAACCTCGCCACCCTAATTCTTCTGTCTCTGGGACCCCGACTTGCTACCGTTGTGGTAACACTGCTCACAGTGCGCCTGCTTGCAAGTTCAAGGATGTCGTTTGTTTTCGCTGTGGAAAGACTGGTCATATTGGGCGCGTTTGCCGCAGCTCTCGCTCCCCGAACACTACCACAAAAGATAGACGTAAACAGACATTCCGTGTGGATATGGACAATAACGGTTTTAGCTCTGATGAGGAGACATGTGTCCAGCATGTTGGACTGTTTCGAGTAGCTGGGAGTACTCCGGCGATTAAAGTGGATGTCACACTCAATGGCTGTCCTGTCTCCATGGATGTTGATACAGGGGCAGCTGTGTCTGTCATTTCATGGACTGATTTAAAGGCATCGGGTCTGTCCCTGCCGCTAAAACCTACAAAGCTCACACTACAAACCTACAGCAAGGAACTACTACAGCCCTTGGGTTATGTAAAACCCCTTGTTACATTAGGCAACCGCAGTCAAAGTCTACGCCTTTATGTTGTAAGGAATGGAGGTcctccgctgtatggaagggactGGATCAAAGCgctgggcatgcctccttttacCATTGCCCAATGTACATTGCTTTCTAAAGTAGACCATTGGGTGGAATCCCTGAAGTCacgttttaaagaggtttttgagGACTCTTTGGGCACCGTAAAAGGAAAGATGGCCCACCTCCTCTTGAAGCCTGGTGCTACACCTCGTTTTTGTAAGGCAAGATCAGTACCTTTTGCCTTGCGAAAAAAAGTGGAAGCAGAGCTGGACCACCTATTGGCTGAAAAGATCATAACGAAAgtggatagaagtgaatgggcatcACCAATTGTGCCTGTCAAGAAAAAGAATGGAGACATTAGGATTTGTGGTGATTTCAGGGTAGCTCTGAACAACCAACTTCTTGTGGATCAATACCCATTGCCTCGACTTGAAGATTTATTTGGCTCACTGGCTGGGGggcaaaagtttacaaaaatagactTAAAGCAAGCTTACCTGCAACTGCAAGTACACCCAGATTCACGCCATCTGTTGACCATTAACACTCATAAAGGATTATTCCAGTATAACCGCATGGTTTTTGGCATAGCCCCAGCTCCAGCCATCTGGCAGCGGATCATGGATGAGGTACTGGCAGGAATACCTTTCACCCAATGTCTACTGGATGACATGCTCATCACTGGTCCCACTGATGAAGAACACAGAAAGAATGTTGAAGCTGTGCTAGggagactccaaaagtatggtttaCGTGTCAATCTGTCAAAATGCGAATTTCTCAAGTCTCAACTGGAGTTTTGTGCCCACACGGTGGACCGACATGGGTTACACACTACTGAAGAAAAGGTTAAAGCCCTTACCCATGCCCCTACCCCCCGGAATGTCACCCAGCTCAGGTCCTACCTTGGCCTCCTAAATTACTACCACCGTTTCTTGCCGAACCTAGCACACCAGCTCTACCCATTACATCGCTTACTGGATGCAAGAGCTAAATGGATATGGACAGACAAATGTGAAGAAGCTTTTCGGCTTTCTAAAGAACTCATTCTGTCTTCTCGAGTTCTGGTCCACTATGATTTAAAGAAACCCGTCATCCTGGCTTGTGATGCCTCGCCTTATGGACTGGGTGCCGTGCTTTCCCATGTCATGCCGGATGGCACGGAGCGCCCCATTTCTTTTGCCTCCAGGTCTTTAACCTCAGCAGAACAAAACTACTCCCAGATTGACAAGGAAGCTTTGGCCATTgtatgggccacaaaaaaaattcaCGCGTACATCTATGGTCGGGAGTTCACACTTATCACTGACCACAAACCTCTGTTGTCAATACTGAACCCTCAGAAAGGAATTTCTACAACAACCGCATCTTGCTTACAAAG ACTGGATGGCCAGAGACAGTTTCAGGTGAATTTCGTCCGTACTTTGCCAGAAAATGTGAGCTTGTGA